The window TGGTGCTCTTTTATGCAGATAAAATGGAATTATTGTCGGCAGAAGCAAAAGCCGATTCTCAGTTTTATCAATTCATGCATGGATTTGCAAAACCCATCATCAGCTTTATTGCAGATGCGCTTCCATTTATTAAAAACATGTTGCATCAACTCACTGATTTTTTTGCTGATCAACCTGCTTCAAGCACAGCCTTGCTATAGGTTTATACAAGTAAATCAATTATCTTAGCGGACACTGCTTAGTAATTAAGTAACAGGCATTTCTGCAGATTTTTGGAGGTTTTTCCTTTATTTGTGTTTGTCTGACGATTGCCGAAACAACTGAACATGAATTACGAGATCAAACAGGTAGATAAATTCAAATTTGTAGAAGTAGGTGAAGGTGAGCCGCTGGTCTTGCTCCATGGCTTGTTTGGTGCCCTTAGCAATTTCAAAGAACTGGTAGAACATTTCAGACACACACATAAAGTGGTGGTGCCTATTTTGCCTTTGTTCGACTTGGATATTTTTCATACCACAGTAGGTGGATTGGAAAAGCACGTACAGAAATTCATTGAAACAATGGATTATCAAAATGTGCACCTGCTGGGTAACTCACTTGGTGGGCATGTGGCTTTGGTGCATGTGCTGAAACACCCTGAACGTATTAAATCCCTGATTCTAACCGGCAGCTCAGGCTTGTTTGAAAATGGCATGGGTGATAGCTATCCTAAGCGCGGCGATTATGAGTATATCAAGAAAAAAGTAGAGATTACTTTTTATGATCCGGCTGTTGCTACCAAAGAGCTGGTAGATGAGGTTTTCGAGATCACGAATAATCGTCTCAAAGTGATTAAGATTATTTCACTCGCGAAGAGTGCTATCAGAAATAATCTTGGTGAAGAGTTGAATCAGATCAAAGTGCCTACCTGCTTAATTTGGGGAAATAACGATATCGTTACGCCACCATTTGTTGGCAGGGAGTTTAATAAACTCATTACGACAAGTGAGTTGCATATCATTGACCATTGTGGTCATGCGCCGATGATGGAAGTGCCGGTTGAGTTTAACAAAATTCTCGAAGGATTTCTTGCTCGCCTCAAGCAGCAGTAATACCCGGTTGCGTGGTCTTACCTATATTGCACGCGTAAACAAATCCGTACATGCTCAACAACCAGTTGATCAGAACATCTTATCCAAATCTGCAATTGCAGGACAAGGTTGGCTTTGCACTGCAGTTAATGGATGATTACGATATACATCACCTGCCGGTAGTGAGTGAGGAGAAGTATGTGGGCATGGTATGTAAAGAAGATTTATTGGATGTGGACGAAGCTGCGCCTATTGCCGTTTTGGAAGATCAATGGGTGCGGTCAGCAGTGAAGGGGGAGGAGTATTTTCTTTCTGCATTGAAAATTACCAATGAACATCAATTGTCTCTGGTGCCGGTTGTGAATGAGCAAGGCGAAATTGCAGGTTGCATTCCTGCAACAGAACTGCTTTTGTTGTTAGGCACATTCACTGGCGCTGCAGATCCTGGCGGAGTAATTGTGCTGGAGATGGATAAGCGTCATTTTTCATTTGGTGAAATCAGTCGCTTAGTTGAAACCAATG is drawn from Chitinophagales bacterium and contains these coding sequences:
- a CDS encoding alpha/beta hydrolase — protein: MNYEIKQVDKFKFVEVGEGEPLVLLHGLFGALSNFKELVEHFRHTHKVVVPILPLFDLDIFHTTVGGLEKHVQKFIETMDYQNVHLLGNSLGGHVALVHVLKHPERIKSLILTGSSGLFENGMGDSYPKRGDYEYIKKKVEITFYDPAVATKELVDEVFEITNNRLKVIKIISLAKSAIRNNLGEELNQIKVPTCLIWGNNDIVTPPFVGREFNKLITTSELHIIDHCGHAPMMEVPVEFNKILEGFLARLKQQ
- a CDS encoding CBS domain-containing protein — encoded protein: MLNNQLIRTSYPNLQLQDKVGFALQLMDDYDIHHLPVVSEEKYVGMVCKEDLLDVDEAAPIAVLEDQWVRSAVKGEEYFLSALKITNEHQLSLVPVVNEQGEIAGCIPATELLLLLGTFTGAADPGGVIVLEMDKRHFSFGEISRLVETNDAYITQLNTYQEPDSGLFIVTIRINKAEISDIVATFQRYEYAVRYYFGDEQYANELKSNYDHLLNYLNI